From one Cucurbita pepo subsp. pepo cultivar mu-cu-16 chromosome LG17, ASM280686v2, whole genome shotgun sequence genomic stretch:
- the LOC111778143 gene encoding universal stress protein PHOS34-like, translating into MATEGMEVMVVGIDDSAHSLYALEWTLDHIIVPFTKANSPFKLFVVHAKPSPASAVSLAGPGAAEIFPRVDSDLKRIASRVIEKAKEVCVARSVHDAVLEVIEGDARNVLCEAVERHRASMVVVGSRGYGAIKRAFLGSVSDYCAHHAHCTVMIVKMPKTKH; encoded by the exons ATGGCGACTGAAGGGATGGAAGTCATGGTGGTCGGAATCGACGACAGTGCGCACAGTCTTTACGCTCTGGAGTGGACCTTAGATCATATCATCGTTCCATTCACTAAAGCTAACTCTCCGTTCAAGCTCTTTGTTGTTCATGCCAAACCTTCCCCTGCCTCCGCCGTCAGTCTCGCCGGACCTG GAGCGGCTGAGATTTTCCCTCGTGTGGATTCGGATTTGAAGAGGATTGCTTCTCGAGTTATCGAAAAGGCGAAGGAGGTTTGCGTCGCCAGATCG GTGCATGATGCTGTACTGGAGGTGATAGAAGGAGATGCCAGGAATGTTCTTTGTGAGGCTGTAGAAAGGCATCGTGCTAGCATGGTGGTCGTTGGAAGCCGTGGCTATGGAGCTATAAAGAG GGCTTTTTTAGGCAGCGTTAGTGATTACTGTGCTCACCATGCTCACTGCACCGTGATGATTGTAAAGATGCCTAAAACCAAGCACTAA
- the LOC111779293 gene encoding probable E3 ubiquitin-protein ligase BAH1-like 1: MKFCKKYEEYLRGQEKKLKLPGFQFKRLKKILKNCSRDFQSRHRHGDDVCSAIAVQRCPDHCSVCDGTFFPFLLKEMSAIVGCFNQRAQKLLQLHLASGFRKRLLWFKGKRDSDHTFLVQEGKELVNYALMNAIAVRKILKKYDKIHYSKQGQTFKSQAHSKHIEILQSPWLSELIAFHINLKETPHRSKRISSVFEECSLAITDGKPSLTCELFDSIKLDIDLECSICLDIVFDPVSLTCGHIFCYMCACSAASVTIVDGLKSANPRAKCPLCRQAKVYEGAVHLEELSILLRRSCPEYWGKRLRTERAERVQQAKEHWESMSRAFMGV; this comes from the exons atgaagttctgCAAAAAGTATGAGGAGTATTTGCGAGGTCAGGAGAAGAAACTGAAACTACCTGGATTTCAGTTCAAGCGGCTCAAGAAGATTCTGAAGAATTGTAGCAGAGATTTTCAGTCTCGACATCGCCATGGCGATGACGTTTGCTCCGCCATCGCCGTTCAGAGGTGTCCAGATCACTGTTCAG TGTGCGACGGTACTTTCTTCCCCTTCCTTCTCAAGGAAATGTCTGCAATAGTTGGCTGCTTTAATCAGCGAGCACAGAAATTGCTTCAGCTGCACCTCGCTTCTGGCTTTAGAAAGCGTCTTTTATGGTTCAAAGGCAAACGGGACAGTGACCATACTTTCTTAGTTCAAGAAGGGAAGGAATTGGTTAATTATGCATTGATGAACGCCATTGCAGTTAGGAAGATCTTGAAGAAATACGATAAG ATTCATTACTCCAAACAAGGGCAAACTTTCAAGTCACAAGCTCACAGTAAGCACATTGAGATCCTGCAATCTCCATGGCTATCAGAGCTTATAGCATTCCACATTAACCTGAAGGAGACACCACACAGATCTAAGAGGATTTCTTCTGTATTCGAGGAATGTTCCCTTGCAATTACTGATGGAAAGCCATCACTTACTTGTGAGCTCTTCGATTCAATCAAACTCGACATCGACTTGGAGTGTTCCATATGTTTG GACATAGTATTTGATCCTGTTTCTCTCACTTGCGGCCATATATTTTGCTACATGTGTGCTTGCTCGGCAGCTTCAGTAACCATAGTTGATGGACTAAAGTCTGCAAATCCAAGAGCAAAGTGCCCACTCTGCCGTCAG GCAAAAGTTTACGAAGGTGCTGTTCATTTGGAAGAGCTCAGTATTCTATTAAGACGAAG CTGCCCTGAGTACTGGGGGAAACGTCTCCGAACAGAAAGAGCAGAGAGAGTTCAGCAAGCAAAGGAGCATTGGGAATCCATGTCTCGAGCATTCATGGGAGTCTAG
- the LOC111779023 gene encoding nucleolar protein 16-like, with product MGRSRRKYKRSRPKVQVGLPKRHPNVFKPSFCMPPKLRSLLGEQFEEDPAWDEKASVINNYKSFGVLSNPNLLSVRSRTDHIVESDSLQVPPSQLPSDDLDSVLDSSGSDVEEDDLKTALGKKRRDGKSGPLKPLTTIQRVHVGRLIEKYGDDYERMFMDTKLNSMQHSVGTLEKLCKRYHSSGKNPLILTR from the exons ATGGGAAGGTCTCGGAGGAAGTACAAGAGATCTCGGCCAAAGGTCCAGGTCGGCCTGCCGAAAAGGCACCCTAACGTTTTCAAGCCGTCCTTCTGCATGCCGCCGAAGCTTCGCTCCTTGCTCGGCGAACAATTTGAAGAAGATCCGGCATGGGATGAGAAAGCCAGTGTTATTAATAACTATAAGTCGTTTGGTGTTCTTTCTAACCCTAATTTGCTCAGCGTTCGTTCTCGAACTGATCACATTGTTGAGAGCGACTCCCTCCAGGTTCCTCCGTCTCAGTTGCCTTCCGATGATCTTGATTCTGTGCTTGATTCATCCGGTAGCGATGTGGAAGAGGACG ATTTGAAAACAGCACTAGGAAAGAAGCGCAGAGATGGGAAATCAGGACCTCTAAAGCCTTTGACCACAATTCAGCGTGTTCATGTCGGTAGGCTAATCGAGAAATACGGAGATGATTATGAG AGGATGTTCATGGATACAAAGCTGAACTCAATGCAGCACTCAGTTGGCACTCTGGAGAAACTATGCAAACGATATCACAGTTCGGGTAAGAATCCATTGATATTGACTCGTTAA
- the LOC111779022 gene encoding uncharacterized protein OsI_027940-like, producing MSRHPEVKWAQRLDKVFITVQLSDSKDSKVNLEPDGVFTFSGSAGSENHHYELKLELFDKVNVEESKVNIGVRSIFCILEKAEKGWWKRLLRGDGKPPHYVKVDWDKWVDEDEDDGTAAGLGDLDLGGMDFSKFGGMGGMDGMGDMGDMGDDNDSDDSDDDELEQEVSNPAKSESAKPEAEVAKEGGVGSSEGKKESAAAAST from the exons ATGAG TCGTCATCCTGAGGTGAAATGGGCCCAGAGATTAGACAAGGTCTTTATCACTGTGCAACTCTCAGACTCGAAGGATTCTAAGGTTAATCTTGAGCCAGATGGAGTCTTCACTTTCTCTGGTAGCGCCGGTTCAGAGAATCACCATTACGAACTGAAGTTGGAGCTTTTTGATAAAGTTAATGTTGAG GAAAGTAAAGTTAACATTGGGGTTCGGAGCATATTCTGTATCCTAGAAAAGGCAGAGAAGGGATGGTGGAAAAGGCTATTGCGAGGAGATGGAAAGCCACCCCATTATGTCAAAGTAGATTGGGACAAATGGGTGGATGAGGATGAAGACGATG GAACAGCTGCTGGTCTAGGTGACTTGGATTTGGGAGGCATGGACTTTTCG AAATTTGGTGGCATGGGCGGCATGGATGGTATGGGCGACATGGGTGACATGGGCGACGATAATGACTCCGACGATAGTGATGATGATG AACTAGAACAGGAGGTGTCGAATCCAGCGAAAAGTGAATCTGCCAAGCCCGAGGCAGAAGTCGCCAAAGAAGGTGGAGTTGGGTCCTCAGAAGGGAAAAAGGAATCTGCAGCAGCAGCTAGCACATGA
- the LOC111779350 gene encoding thiamine pyrophosphokinase 1 isoform X1 produces MGVFFHSSDFLLPSSTSSPAGHPPSSTYALVLLNQSLPKFTPLLWKHAKLRLCADGGANRVFDELPLLLPHQDATDIRNSYKPDVIRGDMDSIRTEVLEFYAKQGTKIFDESEDQDTTDLHKCVAYILQSMPNQEESNLCILVAGALGGRFDHEMGNVNVLCRFSSTRIILLSDDCLIHLLPRTHHHEIHVHSSVEGPHCGLIPIGMPSGRTTTTGLQWDLTDTEMKFGGLVSTSNIVKGEKVTVQSDSDLLWTISLKGNETRHSST; encoded by the exons ATGGGCGTCTTCTTCCACTCCTCAGATTTTCTCCTCCcttcttctacttcttctCCGGCCGGCCACCCACCTTCTTCGACCTACGCCCTTGTTCTGCTCAACCAAAGCCTCCCCAAATTCACTCCTCTGCTCTGGAAGCACG CAAAACTTCGTCTCTGTGCCGATGGAGGCGCCAATCGCGTATTTGATGAATTGCCTCTGCTGCTTCCTCATCAAGACGCTACGGATATTCGAAATAG CTATAAGCCAGATGTTATTAGAGGAGATATGGATTCAATTCGGACAGAAGTACTAGAGTTTTATGCTAAGCAA GGAACCAAGATATTTGATGAATCTGAAGATCAGGATACCACAGACCTACATAAATGTGTTGCATATATTCTTCAATCTATGCCAAATCAGGAGGAGTCTAAT CTGTGCATACTTGTTGCTGGAGCTCTAGGTGGACGGTTTGATCATGAGATGGGAAACGTCAATGTTCTATGCCGTTTCTCTAGCACACGCATAATCCTTCTGTCTGATGATTGTCTTATTCATCTTCTGCCAAGGACTCATCACCATGAAATCCATGTTCACTCATCTGTTGAGGGCCCTCATTGTGGTCTCATTCCAATTGGGATGCCCTCTGGACGCACTACGACCACTGGTCTCCAATGGGATTTGA CTGATACAGAGATGAAGTTTGGGGGTCTAGTTAGCACTTCAAATATAGTGAAAGGGGAGAAAGTAACAGTGCAATCTGACTCCGATCTTCTCTGGACTATCTCGTTAAAAGGCAATGAAACAAGGCATTCTAGCACGTAG
- the LOC111779350 gene encoding thiamine pyrophosphokinase 1 isoform X2: MDSIRTEVLEFYAKQGTKIFDESEDQDTTDLHKCVAYILQSMPNQEESNLCILVAGALGGRFDHEMGNVNVLCRFSSTRIILLSDDCLIHLLPRTHHHEIHVHSSVEGPHCGLIPIGMPSGRTTTTGLQWDLTDTEMKFGGLVSTSNIVKGEKVTVQSDSDLLWTISLKGNETRHSST; this comes from the exons ATGGATTCAATTCGGACAGAAGTACTAGAGTTTTATGCTAAGCAA GGAACCAAGATATTTGATGAATCTGAAGATCAGGATACCACAGACCTACATAAATGTGTTGCATATATTCTTCAATCTATGCCAAATCAGGAGGAGTCTAAT CTGTGCATACTTGTTGCTGGAGCTCTAGGTGGACGGTTTGATCATGAGATGGGAAACGTCAATGTTCTATGCCGTTTCTCTAGCACACGCATAATCCTTCTGTCTGATGATTGTCTTATTCATCTTCTGCCAAGGACTCATCACCATGAAATCCATGTTCACTCATCTGTTGAGGGCCCTCATTGTGGTCTCATTCCAATTGGGATGCCCTCTGGACGCACTACGACCACTGGTCTCCAATGGGATTTGA CTGATACAGAGATGAAGTTTGGGGGTCTAGTTAGCACTTCAAATATAGTGAAAGGGGAGAAAGTAACAGTGCAATCTGACTCCGATCTTCTCTGGACTATCTCGTTAAAAGGCAATGAAACAAGGCATTCTAGCACGTAG
- the LOC111778446 gene encoding uncharacterized protein LOC111778446, with protein sequence MVETRRSSFSKRSLSSSHGSPPPSGAPNSKRSKVIEASSSTEDVQSAPPVEPLIPVGESGVESVDPVIQPADPFDTDSLKVNNAGDEAVPENSHDLQAEGEAIIAPQPLGDVAADAEKSKVVVATMLNRSKKRTMRLAKSNSKPAWGKLLSQCSQNPHLVICGTLFTVGQSRQCNLWLKDPSVSTTLCKLRHIKRGNSSALLEITGGKGAVIVNGKIFQKNSSVILNGGDEVVFTSSGKHAYIYQQLTSDDFTVSGLPSVNILEAHSAPVKGIHFEGRSGDASAVTGASILASFSNIQKDLSLLSPPAKSNEDVELPTGCGVSDDQNPDINMKDVSTNNSDLNGDASMDKNIDPTPNSAAESPSIDRLGLDACIDAEMGEVPGATHELRPLLQILASSASPDFNLSGSISKILDEQRDIGSLFKDFNPPPAMPTSTRRQAFKERLQQGILKPDNIHVFFENFPYYLSDTTKNVLIASMFIHMKCNKFVKHASDLPILSPRILLSGPAGSEIYQETLTKALARHFGVRLLIVDSLLLPGGQTSKDADIVKDCLRPERASVFAKRAVQAAAAAAAAASQNKKPTSSVEADIAGGSTLSSQALPKQEASTASSKTTAFKTGDKVKFVGTLSSALSPPLQSCPLRGPSYGCRGKVVLAFEENGSSKIGVRFDKSIPDGNDLGGLCEEDHGFFCSANHLLRLDGPGGDDTDKLAIDEVFEVVSNESKNSPLILFVKDIEKAMVGHSDAYSILKGRLENLLGNVVVIGSHTHMDSRKEKSHPGGLLFTKFGSNQTALLDLAFPDNFGRLHDRNKETPKATKQLSRLFPNKVTVLLPQDEALLSEWKKQLERDTETLKTQANIVSIRLVLGRIGLDCPNLDTLCIKDQALTLETVEKVVGWALSHHFMHCSEVLVKDAKLIISTESIEYGLNILHGLQSENKSLKKSLKDVVTENEFEKKLLADVIPPGDIGVTFEDIGALENVKDTLKELVMLPLQRPELFCKGQLTKPCKGILLFGPPGTGKTMLAKAVATEAGANFINISMSSITSKWFGEGEKYVKAVFSLASKIAPSVVFVDEVDSMLGRRENPGEHEAMRKMKNEFMVNWDGLRTKDKERVLVLAATNRPFDLDEAVIRRLPRRLMVNLPVASNREKILRVILAKEELAADVDLEAIANMTDGYSGSDLKNLCVTAAHCPIREILDKEKKERITALTEDKPVPALYSSTDVRPLKMEDFRFAHEQVCASVSSESTNMNELLQWNDLYGEGGSRKKTSLSYFM encoded by the exons ATGGTTGAAACCAGGCGTAGTTCTTTCTCCAAACGCTCTCTTTCTTCATCTCATGGCTCGCCTCCTCCTTCCGGCGCCCCCAATTCCAAAAGATCTAAG GTTATTGAGGCATCGTCGTCTACGGAGGACGTTCAGAGCGCGCCGCCTGTCGAGCCGTTGATCCCAGTTGGGGAATCTGGGGTTGAATCGGTTGACCCAGTTATACAACCAGCTGATCCATTCGATACTGATTCTTTGAAGGTCAACAACGCAGGCGATGAGGCTGTTCCCGAGAATTCCCATGACCTTCAGGCAGAAGGCGAGGCTATTATTGCGCCGCAACCTTTAG GTGATGTTGCAGCCGATGCAGAGAAATCGAAGGTGGTTGTGGCTACCATGCTCAATCGCTCGAAGAAGCGAACGATGAGGTTGGCGAAGTCGAATTCGAAGCCTGCGTGGGGAAAACTTCTTTCGCAGTGCTCACAG AATCCACACTTGGTTATTTGTGGTACTCTGTTCACTGTCGGTCAAAGTCGTCAGTGTAATTTATGGCTTAAAGATCCATCTGTCAGTACAACATTGTGTAAGCTGAGGCACATCAAG CGTGGGAACTCTTCTGCTTTGCTGGAAATCACGGGAGGCAAAGGCGCTGTCATTGTTAATGGcaagatttttcaaaaaaactCGAGTGTAATATTAAATGGAGGCGATGAGGTTGTCTTCACTTCCTCTGGAAAACACGCTTAC ATATATCAGCAGCTCACTAGTGATGATTTTACTGTTTCTGGTCTGCCTTCTGTAAACATTTTAGAAGCTCATAGTGCTCCTGTTAAGGGGATTCATTTTGAAGGAAGGTCTGGGGACGCCTCGGCTGTAACTGGCGCATCCATATTAGCATCGTTTTCGAATATTCAGAAAGATTTGTCTCTGCTTTCCCCACCTGCTAAATCCAATGAAGATGTGGAGTTACCCACTGGTTGTGGAGTGTCAGATGATCAGAATCCAGACATTAATATGAAAGATGTCAGTACTAATAATAGTGATCTAAATGGCGATGCATCTATGGACAAAAATATCGACCCAACTCCTAATTCTGCAGCTGAAAGCCCCAGTATTGATAGGCTTGGACTCGATGCTTGTATCGATGCAGAAATGGGGGAGGTCCCTGGAGCAACTCATGAATTACGGCCacttttacaaattttagCTAGTTCGGCATCTCCCGACTTCAATTTAAGTGGCAGCATTTCAAAGATCCTTGATGAACAAAGGGATATAGGGAGTCTTTTTAAGGATTTTAACCCCCCTCCTGCTATGCCGACGTCAACTCGACGTCAAGCATTCAAAGAAAGATTACAACAAGGCATTCTTAAACCTGAcaatattcatgttttttttgaGAATTTCCCATATTATTTAAG TGATACTACAAAAAATGTTCTGATCGCTTCCATGTTCATTCACATGAAGTGTAATAAATTTGTGAAGCATGCGTCGGACCTTCCTATTCTGAGCCCACGTATACTGTTGTCTGGACCTGCAG GTTCGGAAATATACCAGGAAACTTTGACGAAGGCACTTGCACGGCATTTCGGAGTTAGATTACTAATTGTGGATTCTCTTCTTTTGCCTGGA GGACAAACATCCAAGGATGCTGATATTGTAAAAGATTGCTTGAGGCCTGAAAGGGCATCTGTTTTTGCAAAAAGAGCTGTGCAGGCAGCGGCTGCcgcagctgctgctgcttcgCAGAACAAGAAACCAACTTCCAGTGTCGAGGCTGATATTGCAGGTGGATCTACCTTAAGCTCGCAGGCTTTGCCAAAACAGGAAGCATCCACGGCTTCATCGAAGACCACCGCTTTTAAGACAG GCGACAAAGTTAAATTTGTGGGTACGTTATCTTCTGCGCTTTCACCTCCTCTTCAAAGTTGTCCTCTCAG GGGTCCGTCTTATGGTTGTCGGGGGAAAGTTGTCCTTGCTTTTGAAGAGAATGGATCCTCAAAAATAGGGGTGAGATTTGACAAATCGATTCCAGATGGTAACGATCTTGGTGGCCTTTGTGAAGAAGATCATGGCTTCTTTTGTTCTG CTAATCATCTACTTCGCTTGGATGGTCCTGGAGGCGACGATACCGATAAGCTTGCTATTGATGAAGTTTTTGAG GTTGTCTCAAACGAGAGTAAAAACAGCCCGCTAATATTGTTCGTCAAAGACATAGAAAAGGCAATGGTGGGACACTCGGATGCTTACTCTATTCTTAAGGGCAGGCTTGAAAATTTGCTAGGAAATGTTGTTGTTATTGGCTCCCACACCCATATGGATAgtcgaaaagaaaag TCCCATCCTGGTGGTCTGCTATTTACCAAGTTTGGAAGCAACCAAACAGCTTTGCTCGATCTTGCGTTCCCG GATAATTTTGGCAGATTGCACGATAGGAACAAAGAAACTCCAAAAGCGACAAAGCAACTTAGTCGACTCTTCCCTAACAAAGTGACCGTATTACTTCCTCAG GATGAGGCCTTACTTTCGGAGTGGAAGAAACAATTGGAACGTGATACCGAAACTCTGAAAACACAGGCAAATATAGTCAGCATCCGCTTG GTTCTCGGTCGAATTGGTTTGGATTGCCCGAACCTTGACACTCTATGCATTAAAGATCAAGCACTAACACTCGAAA CCGTTGAGAAAGTTGTCGGCTGGGCTTTGAGTCATCATTTCATGCATTGTTCTGAAGTGTTGGTTAAGGATGCTAAACTCATCATTTCTACAGAAAG CATCGAGTACGGATTGAACATTTTACATGGTCTTCAAAGTGAGAACAAGAGCTTGAAGAAATCGCTCAAG GATGTGGTTACTGAGAAcgaatttgaaaagaaacttCTCGCCGATGTTATTCCACCTGGTGACATTGGTGTTACGTTCGAAGACATCGGTGCTTTAGAAAACGTGAAGGACACGTTGAAGGAATTGGTGATGCTTCCTCTACAGAGGCCGGAGTTATTTTGCAAAGGGCAGTTAACGAAG CCGTGCAAGGgaattttactttttggtCCACCTGGTACTGGAAAAACAATGCTTGCTAAAGCTGTTGCAACTGAGGCTGGTGCAAACTTTATCAACATTTCCATGTCAAGCATTACTTCTAAG TGGTTTGGTGAGGGTGAAAAATACGTAAAGGCGGTGTTTTCTCTAGCAAGTAAAATCGCTCCGAGCGTTGTGTTTGTTGACGAG GTTGATAGCATGTTAGGACGACGCGAAAATCCAGGCGAACATGAGGCTATGcgcaaaatgaaaaatgaatttatggTTAATTGGGATGGGTTGCGAACAAAGGATAAAGAACGTGTACTCGTTCTTGCTGCAACCAATAGGCCGTTTGATCTCGATGAGGCTGTGATTAGGAGGCTTCCTCGGAG ATTGATGGTTAACTTGCCGGTTGCGTCGAATAGAGAAAAGATTTTGCGAGTCATACTCGCCAAGGAAGAGTTGGCTGCTGATGTCGATTTAGAGGCCATTGCTAATATGACTGATGGATATTCTGGAAGCGATTTGAAG AATCTTTGTGTAACAGCGGCTCATTGTCCCATTAGAGAAATTTTGGACAAGGAAAAGAAG GAGAGAATCACTGCTTTGACCGAGGACAAACCCGTACCGGCGCTATATAGCAGTACCGACGTTCGCCCTTTAAAAATGGAGGACTTTAGATTTGCACATGAGCAG GTGTGTGCGAGCGTGTCGTCGGAGTCTACAAACATGAATGAGCTCCTCCAATGGAACGACCTGTATGGAGAAGGCGGGTCGAGGAAGAAGACGTCTTTGAGTTACTTCATGTAG